From the genome of Alicyclobacillus sp. SO9:
ATCGCAATGGACGCTTCGGGCGGGAGGAAGTCACGCAAAATGCGGCTGATTTGTAACCAAAGTTCCTCGCGATCCACCACTCCACCCCCAGTCACCAGTCTTACCTTAAAATGTATCCCATGTCGTAAGTGTTTGTCATGTTTTCGTTCGCTCGGGGCAGTCCCAGCTCATTCTAGCCGTCTTGGTCGACCGCACTCGTCTGGCTCCGGAATGCCCTACTTCAAACGCCCCGCTCCGAGCCGTCCGGGTCCGGAACGTCCTGAGCACAAACCCAGAAAGCCAGACTGTTTTATCCATCATATTTGCACTCCATCACTAAATGCAACGGTCTGTCACCAAATTGAGACAAAATCCGGTGAGTCTCTATATATTTCAGATAAATCAAATTGTAACCGTTTACGTAAGGAGTGATGAACGTGTACGAGGAGAGAATTCGCCATGAGGGTCTTCGTTCACAGGTGATCAGCGCGGGAGTAGCACAAGCGCTGATTCAGGATGGTATGAGTGTAGGCGTAAGCGGTTTTACCCGAAGTGGTGACGCAAAGGCCGTTCCCAGGGCGTTGGCGCACCGACTGGAGACCGATACTGATAACGATATGCAACCCCTTCGCATCAACTTGTATTCCGGCGCATCACTGGCAGAGACGGACACCATATTAAGTCAAAAAAACATGATTGAAAGACGGTTGCCTTATCAAAGTGACGCAACGCTTCGCGCGCGTATCAATCGCGGTGAGGTAGCGTATGTCGATCAACACCTCAGCCACACAGCAGAATGGACTCGTTCAGGTATCCTAGGCGAATTTGACATTGCAATTATAGAAGCTGTGGCCATTACCGAAGAGGGAGGCATCATACCCACCACATCCGTTGGCAACAGCGCAATTTTCGTAGAGCAGGCGAAAAAGGTCATCGTTGAATTGAATCTTGCCATTCCTCAGGAATTTGAAGGCATTCATGATATTTACGATCCCGGTCCCCGCCCCCACCGCCAACCGATACCAATCGTTAATCCGTCTGATCGAATTGGCACAACCTACATTCCCTGCCACCCGGAGAAAATAGCCGGTATCGTCATCACTAACGAGTACGATTCACCGTCTACCATTGTTCAACCTGATGCTGAAACACAGTTAATGGCAAACTACATTTTGGAATTCCTTGAGAACGAAGTAAAGAACGGTCGCCTTCCGCAAAACCTGGCACCCCTTCAAAGCGGCGTCGGGTCTGTTGCCAATGCTGTACTGTCTGGACTGAAGGATTCTTCTTTTGAAAACTTGGAGATTTATACGGAAGTCATGCAGGATGCAGTGTTTGAACTGTTTGAAGCAGGCAAAGTCTCTTTTGCATCAAGCTGCTCATTTACACTCTCAGACCACATGCTGCAAAAGGTCGTAGGGAACATCGGTGCTTATAAAGACAAAGTCATTCTCCGTCCGCAGGAGATTTCAAATCATCCCGAAGTCATTCGCAGACTGGGAATCATCGCAATTAATGCCGCCCTCGAAGTGGATATCTTCGGTAATGTGAATTCTACGCATGTAGGCGGTACTCATATGATGAACGGTCTCGGCGGCTCAGGCGACTTTGCCCGCAACGCAGGAATCGGGATCTTCGTGACCAAATCGATTGCCAAAGGCGGCCAAATTTCCAGTGTGGTTCCGTTTGTCAGCCATGTTGACCACACAGAGCACGATGTCGATGTTCTTGTGACAGAACGCGGCATTGCTGACTTGCGCGGATTGGCACCCAGAGAGCGTGCTCGTGCAATTATTGAAAAGCTTGCACACCCCATGTATCAAGATGCGTTGTGGGATTACTTCGACAGGGCGTCTGAGAACGGCGGAAACACTCCGCATCTCCTCGATGAAGCATTGAGTTGGCATCAGTGCTATGCAGAGACGAAGGATATGCGTGCAGTCAAAACCTGGAGGCGGCGTAAGCAAGGTGCGTCGAAAGAGATCCAGCGCAAGGAAGTTGCCACGGCTTCTTCACTCTAATGAGGAAATTATAAGGC
Proteins encoded in this window:
- a CDS encoding acetyl-CoA hydrolase/transferase family protein, which encodes MNVYEERIRHEGLRSQVISAGVAQALIQDGMSVGVSGFTRSGDAKAVPRALAHRLETDTDNDMQPLRINLYSGASLAETDTILSQKNMIERRLPYQSDATLRARINRGEVAYVDQHLSHTAEWTRSGILGEFDIAIIEAVAITEEGGIIPTTSVGNSAIFVEQAKKVIVELNLAIPQEFEGIHDIYDPGPRPHRQPIPIVNPSDRIGTTYIPCHPEKIAGIVITNEYDSPSTIVQPDAETQLMANYILEFLENEVKNGRLPQNLAPLQSGVGSVANAVLSGLKDSSFENLEIYTEVMQDAVFELFEAGKVSFASSCSFTLSDHMLQKVVGNIGAYKDKVILRPQEISNHPEVIRRLGIIAINAALEVDIFGNVNSTHVGGTHMMNGLGGSGDFARNAGIGIFVTKSIAKGGQISSVVPFVSHVDHTEHDVDVLVTERGIADLRGLAPRERARAIIEKLAHPMYQDALWDYFDRASENGGNTPHLLDEALSWHQCYAETKDMRAVKTWRRRKQGASKEIQRKEVATASSL